In Colletotrichum lupini chromosome 6, complete sequence, a single window of DNA contains:
- a CDS encoding phenazine biosynthesis-like protein produces MELPYTTVDVFTDKPFEGNPLAIVTIPASTSLTQEQKQTIAREFNYSETTFVHEVDDPASTERRFDIFTPTAELPFAGHPTVGTAIFLTSRGVKKLIAKAGPIEIEETESESVRAAIPHNTHLHQKRLRDLGPGPYSNATAELANAEVEAPVFSIVNGMTFALVELPSLASLASAKIGPMEFRQQELLDEGWRKTFISRYYFVRLGAETIDGRVVHKIRTRLIEPDLEDPATGSAACALSSYLSLHEFSEDSLSFEITQGVEMGRRSDIYVDAKLGRGTDGTRKLETLHLGGTATKVMSGTIFLKS; encoded by the coding sequence ATGGAGCTTCCTTACACCACGGTCGACGTCTTCACGGACAAGCCCTTTGAGGGCAACCCTCTAGCCATTGTCACGATCCCGGCCTCGACATCCCTGACGCAGGAGCAGAAACAAACCATTGCCAGAGAGTTCAACTACTCGGAGACAACCTTTGTGCACGAAGTCGACGACCCCGCATCCACGGAGCGCCGCTTCGATATCTTTACGCCGACCGCGGAACTTCCCTTTGCGGGCCACCCCACCGTCGGCACAGCCATCTTTCTCACGTCCCGCGGCGTCAAGAAGCTGATTGCAAAGGCCGGACCCATTGAGATCGAAGAGACGGAGTCCGAGTCCGTACGGGCCGCTATCCCGCACAACACCCATCTTCACCAGAAGCGGCTGAGGGACCTTGGGCCCGGACCCTACAGCAATGCGACGGCAGAACTCGCCAACGCAGAGGTCGAAGCGCCCGTCTTTAGCATCGTGAACGGCATGACATTTGCTCTTGTTGAGTTGCCCTCGTTGGCATCGTTGGCGTCGGCAAAGATTGGGCCCATGGAGTTTCGGCAGCAGGAGCTTCTGGACGAAGGGTGGCGCAAGACGTTCATCTCGCGATACTACTTTGTGCGCCTTGGGGCCGAGACAATCGATGGACGTGTTGTGCACAAGATCAGAACCCGTTTGATCGAGCCCGATCTGGAGGATCCTGCCACTGGTAGCGCAGCCTGCGCTCTCTCGAGCTACCTGAGTTTGCACGAGTTTTCTGAAGATTCCCTCAGCTTTGAGATCACTCAGGGAGTCGAGATGGGTCGTAGAAGCGACATTTACGTTGACGCAAAGCTCGGACGGGGCACGGATGGTACACGAAAGCTGGAGACGCTGCATCTTGGAGGAACGGCCACAAAGGTGATGAGCGGCACCATCTTCTTGAAGTCATGA
- a CDS encoding capsular associated protein encodes MCARHKNLKVIAIGESKETHVNRRRTERLKWLNPLPATILLRYYYCLPQLQSTYHLSKPWDLPCLLETCLGVTFFQVPPPAQPTVHSPAAQALGSIYARHSTCTSSPQYSRFIISISISIYIRTCIKPLQPPFKHMSTAPIGIFQSSPNNHQLLQLPPIDLDLSSFPSSRIPTVSSHPIPSNPTSRISTPPIAQSTIHMRRTDTPSASPRCRPSHFAVTAPSHLPYSAYRALPPSYPNKHPLSPSLWSSLPSNTYSTNFQSSSVGTEAPTNQFCARSRLFPVSTSNLDLLVLQSPFNGTVLTSRPSSFLSTSSFTSSSVILYLSSSSNSFQLRTVWAFESPTTTSNRVSRFSTAAPDRPTTKLLLSAPRAPLYPFLDHGLALPLACLLHPISELPFYSSPSSIPPGTDLRRHPTSLLHPTTPRPLYTMVKLIPPSFPPRRPSSFLRYAAAVIFFVALFYYFDPRYPREPLTQLQPEKPKQPPQTPDPVAPAQVEDVTKPTAQAETTPIPPKADQASSGAKPPSAGNTKVEGGVDPSKGHPIDALIKEADETFDKLLEKETKTLPAAAKAYRERRGRHPPPGFDAWFQFAQDRKAVIVEDFFDQIYHDLKPFWGLEPSRIRKEAAEWEMVIKVRKGRATRISDWFWTIHWTNMLKTIEHLLPDMDIALNPMDEPRMVVPFEDMEQHLRDAALMEGMPEPKKVMNTFQALPSSKKELDRNVKVKSKHWDKVTKQYWLIARRGCPPDSPARLAKTQRTFNHAPAVSTKYAKPHMRDGFVSNYTLSTHICHQPDLQGLNGIFIEPLSTAATPVLFPMFGGSKLAVNNEILLPAAMYWTEEERFSGGGYHGGRWNKKKDAVLWRGVATGGRNRVDNWQGFQRHRFVAMNNATKVTGAEDGTMDPINFSLPDKMYNIAAQAVGGLGDWIKSWANVGFTDLMCEPEGKAGTCNYTSPYFNITEGVMLSEMYDNKYLPDVDGNSFSGRYLAFLGSTSLPIKSTLWREWHDSRLVAWKHFVPMDTRYNEYYGIMEYFLGYGDERPGHDAEAEKIAMAGKAWAEKALRKEDMQIYTLRLLLEYARVTDERRERMGWVHDLLAEQTSS; translated from the exons ATGTGCGCCCGACATA AGAACTTGAAGGTGATTGCGATAG GAGAAAGCAAAGAAACCCACGTCAACCGCCGGAGAACCGAAAGACTAAAGTGGCTCAATCCGCTGCCTGCCACCATTCTCCTAAGGTACTACTATTGTCTACCACA ACTCCAGAGTACCTACCATCTGTCCAAACCTTGGGATCTCCCATGCTTACTTGAAACTTGTCTGGGCGTCACCTTCTTCCAAGTTCCCCCACCCGCACAGCCCACGGTCCACAGTCCCGCAGCCCAAGCGCTCGGCAGCATCTACGCAAGACACAGTACCTGTACATCATCACCACAATATTCCAGGTTCATCATCAGCATCAGCATCAGCATCTACATTCGGACCTGCATCAAGCCTCTGCAGCCCCCGTTCAAGCACATGTCTACCGCCCCCATCGGAATCTTCCAGTCTTCTCCCAACAACCATCAACTTCTCCAGCTTCCTCCGATTGACCTGGATCTCTCCTCTTTCCCGTCCTCCCGTATCCCGACCGTctcatcccatcccatcccgtCCAATCCAACTTCACGGATATCCACACCTCCAATTGCGCAGTCCACAATCCACATGCGCAGAACGGATACACC ATCAGCATCTCCACGTTGTCGCCCATCTCACTTTGCTGTCACTGCGCCTTCCCATCTGCCGTACTCTGCGTACCGCGCACTCCCGCCTTCCTATCCGAACAAACACCCGCTGTCCCCGTCACTTTGGTCCAGTTTGCCTTCCAATACCTACAGCACCAACTTCCAGTCTTCCTCTGTTGGCACTGAGGCCCCCACGAACCAGTTCTGTGCACGAAGCCGCCTCTTCCCTGTTTCGACGTCCAATCTCGACCTCCTCGTCCTTCAATCCCCCTTCAATGGCACTGTCCTGACCAGCCGCCCGTCTTCCTTCTTGAGCACTTCTTCTTTTACTTCTTCTTCCGTCATTCTTTAcctttcttcttcctccaaTTCATTCC AGCTTCGCACCGTTTGGGCCTTCGAATCCCCGACAACCACCTCGAATCGTGTCTCGCGATTCTCGACTGCAGCACCCGACCGACCAACAACCAAGCTCCTGCTCTCCGCGCCTCGAGCACCCCTTTACCCTTTTCTCGATCACGGTCTTGCGCTGCCGCTCGCCT GCCTCCTTCATCCGATATCCGAACTACCCTTCTACTCGAGTCCATCGTCCATCCCCCCCGGGACCGACTTGCGACGACACCCTACCTCACTACTCCATCCCACGACCCCGCGACCACTCTACACCATGGTGAAGCTCATTCCACCATCGTTTCCGCCCCGGCGGCCTTCGAGCTTCCTCCGctacgccgccgccgtcatcTTTTTCGTGGCTCTCTTCTACTACTTCGACCCGCGATACCCAAGAGAACCTCTGACACAGCTTCAACCAGAGAAGCCGAAGCAACCCCCGCAAACACCAGACCCGGTGGCTCCGGCACAGGTTGAGGATGTCACAAAGCCGACGGCTCAGGCCGAGACGACACCGATACCTCCGAAAGCCGATCAAGCATCGTCGGGAGCTAAACCCCCCTCAGCGGGCAATACCAAGGTTGAAGGCGGTGTCGATCCGTCAAAAGGACATCCCATAGATGCCTTGATCAAAGAGGCCGACGAAACGTTTGATAAGTTGTTGGAGAAGGAGACCAAGACGCTGCCCGCCGCGGCCAAGGCCTACCGCGAGCGACGTGGTCGCCACCCTCCCCCGGGCTTTGACGCATGGTTTCAATTCGCCCAGGACCGCAAGGCTGTCATTGTGGAGGACTTTTTTGACCAGATCTACCACGATCTAAAACCGTTCTGGGGTCTCGAACCATCACGCATCCGAAAAGAGGCGGCTGAATGGGAGATGGTGATCAAGGTGCGCAAGGGACGAGCCACCCGTATCAGCGACTGGTTCTGGACCATCCACTGGACAAACATGCTCAAGACGATTGAGCATCTGCTACCCGACATGGACATCGCCCTGAATCCGATGGACGAGCCGCGCATGGTGGTGCCGTTTGAGGATATGGAGCAGCATTTGAGGGACGCTGCCCTGATGGAAGGGATGCCCGAACCGAAAAAGGTTATGAACACATTCCAGGCCCTGCCCAGTAGCAAAAAGGAGCTCGACCGCAACGTCAAGGTCAAGAGCAAGCACTGGGATAAAGTCACGA AACAGTACTGGCTCATTGCCCGCCGTGGGTGCCCTCCCGACAGCCCTGCTCGACTGGCAAAGACGCAAAGGACCTTTAACCATGCCCCCGCCGTTTCGACAAAGTATGCCAAGCCGCATATGCGCGACGGTTTTGTTTCCAACTACACTCTCTCGACCCATATCTGTCACCAACCCGACCTGCAAGGCCTCAATGGCATCTTCATTGAGCCCCTAAGCACAGCTGCCACGCCTGTTCTGTTTCCAATGTTTGGCGGTTCCAAGCTGGCCGTCAACAATGAGATCCTGCTTCCTGCAGCCATGTACTGGACAGAGGAAGAACGGTTTAGTGGCGGTGGGTACCATGGGGGCCGCTGGAACAAGAAGAAGGACGCGGTGCTCTGGCGCGGCGTCGCAACGGGTGGGCGCAACCGCGTGGATAACTGGCAAGGGTTCCAGCGCCACCGGTTCGTGGCCATGAACAACGCGACCAAGGTCACGGGCGCCGAAGACGGCACGATGGACCCGATCAACTTTTCCCTGCCCGACAAGATGTACAACATTGCAGCGCAGGCGGTGGGCGGGCTGGGCGACTGGATCAAGTCGTGGGCCAATGTTGGGTTTACGGATCTCATGTGCGAGCCCGAGGGCAAGGCCGGAACGTGCAACTACACGAGCCCCTATTTCAACATCACCGAGGGGGTTATGCTCTCCGAGATGTACGACAACAAGTACCTCCCCGACGTTGACGGCAACAGCTTCTCAGGCCGGTACCTCGCGTTCCTGGGCAGCACGAGTCTCCCCATCAAGTCGACGCTTTGGCGGGAATGGCACGACAGCCGTCTCGTTGCATGGAAACACTTTGTGCCGATGGACACGCGGTATAATGAATATTACGGCATCATGGAATACTTTTTGGGATATGGTGACGAGAGGCCAGGCCACGACGCCGAAGCGGAGAAGATTGCCATGGCGGGCAAGGCGTGGGCCGAGAAGGCGCTGCGTAAGGAAGACATGCAGATTTACACTCTGCGGTTGCTTCTCGAGTACGCGCGCGTTACGGAcgagagaagagagaggaTGGGCTGGGTGCATGACTTGCTGGCGGAGCAGACATCCAGTTGA
- a CDS encoding diaminopropionate ammonia-lyase translates to MTTTRRNVYINDSTGPIKPVSDASLAQAFHQQLPAFARTPLVSLEDIARELGVKAVYIKDESNRLGLPSFKILGASWGTYRAITTHLHLSIDTPLTDVAKAAQSNNLSLYAATEGNHGRAVAAMAKILAIPAHIFVPSSVAGEAVTNIASEGANVIVSNSHYDDAVLEAWQASKSVKGDLLIQDNAFVGYEQIPAWIVEGYSTLVREAERQVADHGLKPTLMVTPVGVGSLAHAVVSHCKSDERDCAVLSVEPDTAPCLWTSLTAGKPVTVHTSRTIMEGLNCGTVSLTAFDDLRAGIDASATVSDFEAHEAVKYLQTKGVDSGPCGGATVAALRRLAGVSPRPTCLSKDAVVVLLNTEGPRNYKIPLDVSTDDPVTLTQILTSIDSSNPDLSKASGAGEGEIAHYISAWLQHRNFEAHWLEERQGRPSVVGVLRGTGGGKSIMLNGHVDTVSLSSYSPDLDPLSGELKEEDGGRIYGRGSADMKAGLAAAMASMARCSSTSHSPLRDDVILAAVADEENFSIGTEEVIRAGWRADAAIIPEPTNQEMAIAHKGFIWVEIDILGVAAHGSRPEDGVDAILLAGAVQTALLEYSKSLPSDSRLGKASLHAGLIQGGEEPSSYPERCTLTVEFRTIPAQTTERILEDMESILSSIAKSNPDFKYAAPRKTFSRPPLGQSPDDEFIKTFVSATSKCLGEAQEPVACSFWCDAALLNEVGISSVVYGPKSFGIHGKEEWVSVESIREAASVMETVIQEFCA, encoded by the coding sequence ATGACGACCACACGCAGAAACGTGTACATCAATGACAGCACGGGGCCGATAAAGCCTGTATCCGATGCATCTCTCGCACAGGCATTCCACCAGCAGCTGCCCGCCTTCGCCAGAACCCCTCTCGTTTCTCTCGAGGATATCGCCCGGGAACTAGGCGTGAAAGCAGTCTACATAAAAGATGAgagtaataggctaggacTCCCATCCTTCAAGATTCTGGGCGCATCATGGGGAACATACCGCGCCATCACGACTCATCTACACTTGTCCATCGACACGCCCCTCACCGACGTCGCAAAGGCCGCACAGTCCAACAATCTTTCCCTCTACGCAGCTACGGAGGGAAATCACGGTAGAGCCGTTGCGGCCATGGCCAAGATTCTAGCCATTCCTGCGCACATCTTCGTTCCCAGCAGTGTTGCCGGTGAGGCGGTCACCAACATCGCCTCTGAGGGCGCCAACGTCATTGTGAGCAACTCCCACTATGACGACGCTGTCTTGGAAGCCTGGCAAGCATCAAAGTCAGTCAAGGGCGATCTCTTGATTCAAGACAATGCTTTCGTGGGGTACGAGCAGATTCCTGCTTGGATTGTCGAGGGCTACTCCACCCTCGTTCGCGAGGCCGAGCGGCAGGTGGCCGACCACGGGCTGAAGCCGACTTTGATGGTGACTCCAGTCGGCGTTGGATCTCTGGCGCATGCCGTCGTGTCTCACTGCAAGTCTGATGAACGAGATTGCGCAGTCCTATCAGTCGAACCCGATACCGCTCCGTGTCTATGGACGAGCCTGACGGCCGGTAAACCAGTGACGGTTCATACCTCGAGAACCATCATGGAAGGGCTCAACTGCGGCACTGTCTCTCTGACGGCGTTCGATGATCTTCGTGCAGGCATTGATGCCAGTGCTACAGTCTCGGACTTCGAAGCCCATGAGGCCGTGAAGTATCTCCAGACGAAGGGGGTGGACAGCGGGCCGTGTGGAGGTGCCACTGTCGCAGCGCTCCGGCGGCTTGCCGGAGTAAGCCCACGCCCAACCTGTCTTTCCAAAGACGCTGTCGTGGTATTACTCAATACAGAGGGTCCACGGAACTACAAGATCCCGTTGGACGTGTCCACGGATGACCCGGTCACGTTGACGCAGATCCTCACGTCAATCGACTCTTCCAACCCAGACTTATCCAAGGCTTCAGGTGCCGGCGAAGGCGAGATTGCGCACTACATTTCCGCGTGGTTGCAACATCGCAACTTTGAAGCGCACTGGCTGGAAGAGAGGCAAGGCCGACCTTCCGTGGTCGGTGTACTCCGCGGAACAGGAGGAGGAAAGTCCATCATGCTCAATGGGCATGTTGACACCGTCAGTCTTTCGAGTTACTCGCCAGACCTGGATCCTCTAAGTGGAGAActgaaggaggaggacggAGGACGAATCTACGGTCGTGGAAGCGCGGACATGAAAGCTGGCTTAGCAGCTGCCATGGCGTCAATGGCTCGATGCAGCTCTACATCACACTCTCCTCTACGGGACGATGTCATTCTCGCCGCAGTCGCGGACGAGGAGAACTTCTCCATAGGCACGGAAGAGGTCATCAGGGCCGGATGGAGGGCCGATGCTGCCATCATACCGGAACCTACCAACCAGGAGATGGCGATCGCTCATAAGGGATTCATTTGGGTTGAAATCGACATCCTCGGCGTTGCGGCTCATGGATCTAGGCCCGAGGATGGTGTAGATGCCATCTTGCTCGCAGGCGCCGTGCAGACGGCGCTCCTTGAGTACTCAAAGTCACTTCCCTCCGATTCTCGACTGGGGAAGGCATCTTTGCATGCCGGCCTCATCCAGGGTGGCGAAGAGCCTTCCAGCTATCCGGAACGCTGCACTCTGACCGTTGAGTTCCGAACCATTCCGGCACAGACTACAGAGAGGATCCTCGAAGACATGGAGAGCATCTTGAGCAGTATCGCCAAGTCCAATCCGGATTTCAAATATGCTGCTCCTCGAAAGACCTTCTCGCGGCCTCCGCTTGGGCAGAGCCCTGACGATGAGTTCATCAAGACCTTCGTCTCTGCTACCTCGAAGTGTCTAGGTGAGGCGCAAGAGCCTGTTGCATGTTCTTTTTGGTGCGACGCTGCATTGTTGAACGAGGTCGGTATCTCATCGGTTGTCTATGGTCCCAAAAGCTTTGGGATCCATGGCAAGGAGGAATGGGTGAGCGTGGAGAGCATCCGGGAAGCGGCATCGGTGATGGAGACCGTGATTCAGGAGTTTTGCGCTTAG
- a CDS encoding arginase: protein MTEAAMVMDDGCTEPGTSWPGALGVADSLHIILPSFYPPLDLSSFSSSSSSSSSLQSLTSITRTYLVTEPSSHPRRIATMVQNTSMVTSKFLSNPEDLGVVAVGFSGGQCKKGVDAAPKALIESGLLTQLRDELGYKLHGDDEVHLYTDLVPADDPPFRNMKNPKAVSSVTERIADQVYQQSRLGRLTLTLGGDHSIAIGTIAGSAKATRERLGREIAVIWVDAHADINTPETSDSGNVHGMPVAFVTGLAKESRPEYFGWLKDEHMLSIKKLVYIGLRDVDAGEKRILRENGIKAFSMFDIDRYGIGRVMEMALAHIGNDTPIHLSFDVDALDPMWAPSTGTPVRGGLTLREGDYICECVHETGSLVALDLVEVNPSLAAEQEGAASETLERAGDKRERMRPQWILDFWQNHGC from the exons ATGACTGAGGCGGCCATGGTCATGGATGATGGCTGTACGGAGCCAGGTACTTCGTGGCCCGGAGCCCTTGGTGTCGCCG ACTCTCTACATATAATACTCCCCAGCTTCTACCCTCCTCTTGAcctctcctccttctcttcctcgtcttcttcttcttcttcacttCAATCTCTTACCTCGATTACCCGCACATATCTTGTCACTGAACCAAG TTCGCACCCTCGGCGCATCGCAACCATGGTCCAGAACACATCAATGGTCACCTCCAAGTTCCTGAGCAACCCCGAGGACCTCGGCGTCGTTGCCGTTGGCTTCTCTGGCGGACAG TGCAAGAAAGGCGTCGACGCCGCCCCCAAGGCCCTCATCGAGTCCGGCCTGCTCACCCAGCTCCGCGACGAGCTGGGCTACAAGCTCCACGGCGACGATGAGGTGCACCTCTACACCGACCTCGTACCCGCAGACGACCCCCCCTTCCGCAACATGAAGAACCCCAAGGCCGTGTCCTCCGTCACCGAGCGCATCGCCGACCAGGTCTACCAGCAGTCGCGCCTCGGTCGCCTGACCCTGACCCTCGGCGGTGACCACAGCATTGCCATTGGCACCATTGCCGGCTCTGCAAAGGCCACCCGCGAGAGACTCGGCCGCGAGATTGCCGTCATCTGGGTCGATGCGCACGCCGACATCAACACCCCTGAGACGAGCGACAGCGGCAACGTCCACGGCATGCCCGTGGCTTTCGTCACGGGCTTGGCCAAGGAGTCTAGACCCGAGTACTTTGGCTGGCTCAAGGATGAGCACATGCTAAGCATCAAGAAGCTGGTGTATATTGGTCTGCGCGACGTGGATGCAGGCGAGAAGAGGATTCTGCGCGAGAATGGCATCAAGGCGTTCAGCATGTTTGACATTGACAG ATATGGCATCGGACGCGTCATGGAGATGGCGCTTGCGCACATTGGCAACGATACCCCCATTCACTTGTCATTTGACGTTGACGCTCTGGACCCCATGTGGGCGCCGTCAACGGGTACCCCGGTCCGCGGCGGTCTCACATTGAGAGAAGGTGACTACATTTGCGAGTGTGTGCACGAGACTGGCAGCCTTGTCGCGCTGGACCTGGTCGAGGTGAACCCGTCACTCGCGGCCGAGCAGGAGGGCGCGGCGTCCGAGACG CTTGAGCGCGCGGGGGACAAAAGGGAAAGGATGCGGCCACAATGGATTCTCGACTTCTGGCAGAATCATGGCTGCTGA
- a CDS encoding xyloglucan-specific endo-beta-1,4-glucanase A, which yields MAGRMRENLLTHSRRLVNIINHGPSSDTRLPHPRNPMNRFLTTNEPLQGPPWHNPTSLDADIALNMKLRPLCAIWSGIYNRFMVCFLCLIRCPCVLHEISSKLLGKGEEARLRFAIQNKVSSQSQQIQLATMHFTRHLVPAVFASAAAAEKTFCGAPNDYEVLMGTPWIVYSMNYAYQAIKGSACTGYYGTSGSGDAQRIQWSSIWDIDPTYQKDVVKGYSFIGLTQNLETKLSDIQSIPSTYSWTVSNSSAYKGNVVYDFMTSDTKGDSTSSNAQELMLWLRWEGGQVPIGWADGPTATIDGLFGKDGWKLYQGKNTDTGITVSSLLAPTQYGDLEKGSFEGDIKDWLLALSKQGVFSESTYVNVGNAGQEPYWGTVTFNNTLGLNINL from the exons ATGGCGGGTCGAATGCGAGAAAACCTACTTACTCACTCGAGGCGGTTGGTCAACATCATCAACCACGGTCCTTCCAGCGACACTCGTCTCCCCCACCCAAGGAATCCGATGAATAGATTT CTGACAACTAATGAACCCCTCCAAGGCCCACCGTGGCACAATCCGACGTCTTTGG ATGCGGATATTGCTCTCAACATGAAGCTGCGTCCACTCTG TGCAATATGGTCCGGTATTTACAACCGCTTTATGGTCTGCTTTCTCTGCTTAATTAGATGCCCCTGCGTTCTCCACGAAATCTCATCAAAACTTCTCGGCAAGGGGGAGGAGGCAAGACTCCGTTTCGCCATTCAGAATAAAGTAT CGTCTCAATCCCAGCAAATCCAACTAGCAACGATGCATTTCACTCGCCACCTGGTCCCGGCCGTCTTCGCGTCCGCCGCGGCCGCCGAAAAGACCTTCTGCGGTGCCCCCAACGACTATGAGGTCCTCATGGGCACTCCGTGGATCGTCTACTCGATGAACTACGCCTACCAGGCCATCAAGGGATCGGCTTGCACCGGCTACTACGGCACGTCCGGGTCCGGCGACGCGCAACGAATCCAATGGAGCAGCATCTGGGACATTGATCCCACGTACCAAAAGGACGTCGTCAAGGGATACTCCTTCATCGGCCTGACCCAGAACCTCGAGACCAAGCTCAGTGACATTCAGAGCATCCCCAGCACCTACAGCTGGACTGTCTCCAACTCTTCGGCCTACAAGG GCAACGTCGTCTACGACTTCATGACCTCCGACACCAAAGGCGACAGCACGTCCAGCAACGCCCAGGAGCTCATGCTCTGGCTCCGCTGGGAAGGCGGACAGGTGCCCATTGGCTGGGCCGACGGCCCGACGGCCACGATCGACGGGCTCTTTGGCAAGGACGGGTGGAAGCTATACCAGGGCAAGAACACCGATACCGGCATCACCGTGTCTTCGCTGCTTGCTCCCACCCAGTACGGCGACCTGGAGAAGGGCTCCTTCGAGGGAGACATCAAGGACTGGCTCCTCGCGCTCTCCAAGCAAGGCGTCTTCTCCGAGAGTACCTACGTCAATGTCGGAAATGCTGGTCAGGAGCCGTACTGGGGTACCGTCACGTTCAACAACACTCTTGGCTTGAACATCAACCTTTGA